The Winogradskyella schleiferi genome has a window encoding:
- the hppD gene encoding 4-hydroxyphenylpyruvate dioxygenase produces MAKEVKSVNYGLEKIFEGAQDFLPLLGTDYVEFYVGNAKQAAHFYKTAFGFQSFAYRGLETGSKDSVSYVLKQDKIRLVLTTPLNSKSEINNHIVKHGDGVKVVALWVDDARKSYEETTKRGAKPFMEPTVEKDEFGEVIRAGIYTYGETVHMFVERKNYNGKFMPGFVAWKSDYNPEPAGLKFIDHMVGNVGWGQMNKWVKWYEDVMGFVNFLSFDDKQIHTEYSALMSKVMSNGNGRIKFPINEPAEGKKRSQIEEYLDFYEGSGVQHIAVATDDIITTVSKLKSRGVEFLSTPPEEYYRAVPGRLEEHSHALREDIETLKSLGIMIDADEEGYLLQIFTKPVEDRPTLFFEIIQRMGARGFGAGNFKALFESIEREQAKRGTL; encoded by the coding sequence ATGGCAAAAGAAGTAAAAAGTGTAAACTACGGTTTAGAGAAAATATTTGAAGGAGCGCAAGATTTCTTGCCGCTTTTAGGAACGGATTATGTGGAGTTTTATGTTGGTAACGCCAAACAAGCTGCGCATTTTTATAAAACTGCCTTTGGCTTTCAGTCGTTTGCTTATAGAGGTTTGGAAACGGGATCGAAAGATTCTGTGAGTTATGTGTTGAAACAAGATAAAATTAGATTAGTGCTCACAACACCATTAAACAGCAAATCTGAAATCAATAATCATATTGTAAAACATGGTGATGGTGTTAAAGTCGTAGCGCTTTGGGTTGATGATGCTCGTAAATCTTACGAGGAAACCACCAAACGAGGCGCAAAACCGTTTATGGAACCAACCGTTGAAAAAGATGAATTTGGTGAAGTCATAAGAGCAGGAATTTATACCTACGGAGAAACGGTACACATGTTCGTTGAACGAAAAAATTATAATGGCAAATTTATGCCAGGTTTTGTAGCGTGGAAAAGCGATTACAATCCAGAACCTGCTGGTCTAAAATTCATTGACCACATGGTTGGAAATGTAGGTTGGGGACAAATGAACAAGTGGGTAAAATGGTACGAAGACGTTATGGGTTTTGTTAATTTTTTATCTTTTGACGATAAACAAATTCATACGGAGTACTCGGCACTTATGAGTAAAGTAATGAGTAATGGAAATGGCAGAATTAAATTTCCGATCAATGAACCTGCGGAAGGAAAAAAACGCTCACAAATTGAAGAATATCTAGATTTTTATGAAGGATCAGGTGTTCAACATATTGCTGTGGCAACAGACGATATTATTACAACGGTTTCAAAATTAAAATCTAGGGGAGTTGAATTTTTATCTACACCACCAGAAGAATATTACCGAGCAGTTCCTGGACGATTAGAAGAACACAGCCATGCACTGAGAGAAGATATTGAAACTTTAAAAAGTTTGGGGATTATGATAGATGCGGACGAAGAAGGCTACTTGCTTCAAATTTTCACAAAGCCTGTAGAAGATAGACCAACCTTGTTTTTTGAAATTATTCAGCGTATGGGAGCACGTGGTTTTGGAGCGGGTAATTTTAAAGCATTGTTTGAATCCATTGAGCGCGAGCAAGCCAAGAGAGGAACATTGTAA
- a CDS encoding CCC motif membrane protein: MNKLSADPLALILGILALVIGISSCCCYGITAILPLAMAIIGLVTANKSLREFRENPEAYDPQSRSNVNTAKIINIFAIVINGLIVLMVIGVLIFYGTMLSSGFLDEFKDFDNDVIIKVMIIIIQIPSLIQLTLGKKMIIVLNRKWIPLI; encoded by the coding sequence ATGAACAAATTATCAGCAGATCCTTTAGCACTTATTTTAGGAATATTAGCCTTAGTTATTGGAATTTCAAGTTGTTGCTGTTACGGAATTACCGCGATCTTACCTTTGGCAATGGCAATTATTGGTTTGGTTACGGCAAACAAAAGTTTAAGAGAATTTCGTGAAAATCCTGAAGCGTATGACCCACAGTCTAGAAGCAATGTTAATACCGCAAAGATTATAAATATTTTTGCTATTGTAATTAACGGATTAATTGTTCTTATGGTTATAGGTGTATTAATTTTTTACGGCACAATGCTTTCCTCAGGATTTTTAGATGAGTTTAAAGATTTTGATAATGACGTTATTATCAAAGTGATGATTATTATAATTCAGATTCCGAGTCTGATACAATTAACACTTGGGAAGAAGATGATTATAGTATTGAATCGGAAATGGATTCCATTAATATAG